AACATAATGCCTAAGCAGTCCTGTTAAATAAGACCAGTCTGCTGGATATTGTAGACTAAATATTTTGAAACTTTAATAAGCTTATGTTATTTGTATTACGGCCAAAAGAGTTAGACCACAGAGAAACCAGCAACAAAGGCATCAAAAGATATTTTTCAGTTTTCGGAACTAGTTAATGAGTTTACTTTACGCATATACGTAGTACCTTGCAGGTATATCAAGAGCTCTGAAAGAATATAGAAAATCGTTTAGGCACATGCTTATACAAGAGCAAGTTTCATTTTCTACTATAGTTCTGAAGGTGGAAATGAAAAGACTAATCAACCATTCATCACAATGTACAAAACTTCAAACCATGAAACATTAAACTGCGGTAGTTGCAAAAGGATTCCACATTACAGCATCATATACTAGGAACAAAAGTTAACCAATGCCAAGTTTTGCTCATCAAATTATTATTCTTCACTAAATCCGTAACATATAAAAGGGGATGGCACAGGCGCACAGCTTGACCGAGCCAAGGGAATTAAGGAAGGCTCACAGCGTCAAAAGCCGCACCTTACCTTTCGTCGGCAGGCCATTATGGGATGTCCCACGGCTTAGGCTCGGGGATGGCGACGACCATCCCCTGCAGCTCCGGCGCGAGGACGACCTGGCAGCCCAGGCGCGCGTGCTTGTTGAGCTCGCGGTTCCTGGACGCGCGCGTGAGCACGTATCGCTCCTCGTAGGACGGTGGTGGCAGCTTGTCAAGCCACTCCTGCGCGATGTGGACCTCGCACTCGGCGGAGCACGCGTCGATATCCTCGAGGCGGTGGGAGGCCGGCTCGATGAGCCCCGCGTTGGCCAGAGCGCGAAGGAGTGTCTGCCCCGAGAGGCCGACCACATCGCGGCGCGCCCCGTCGGGATCGATGGCGAGGACGCGCACGATGCGGTCAGCGACCTTGGCGGACGCGGCGGCGGGGGCCGAGGCGGCGGCCGGGGAAACTGCGCAGAAAGAGCGGGAGATCGAGGGGGAGAGGTGAAGCGGGAGGCGGCGCAGGGCGCGCGCCGCGATTGCCATGGCTGATGCTCGGGTAGGGTTCCGTGGGGAGATCTGGCGGAGACCGAGAGAGAGGAGGCCGATGAGGACCTGGGGATTGGGAGAGCAGGTTTTTTTCCCTACTCCCTCTATTCCAAAATAGAAGTTGTTTTAGCCTTTTAAAAAATTCATTCAATAACTGATATATGCGTTTTGTATATGTGGCCGTACTCGTTGTTATTTGTTTCGATAGATATAAAAATGATGATCTAAAACGATTACTAATTTGCAACAGAGTGGGTATTAAACAGTGTTCGATTCCATCAACATttcttataaatatgtctcataatatcaTTAATTAAATATGTTCTAATCGAAATAAACTTCATCTAACAAAGTTTAAGCTAAAACTATTCATCGCTTGTTTTTTATCCTGGCTTATTAATGTATTGACTGTCATTTAtatgatgaattattttttatatTAATGTTAGTGGGTGGTAAATCCATTGGATATTCGAAACCCGCATAAGCATGAGTTTGGACAAAATTTTATATCCGTTATGGGTATGAGTATTTTAGCGGACCTATTTTTTCTTCGTAGATATGGGTTTGGACACGTAATACTTAGCATTGCATTAGTCTTGTGTGCTTTATGTTGTTTTACTCATTGGCATCTCTAGTCTTGTGTGTTTTATGTCAGTGCAAAGCTTTCCAAAAACAAAAATTCTGGACATGCAACGtgttgggcctgtttggttcagctttattctgaccagcttttctgagaatctagctgtgaagagaatctggctgtggggagaatctgagtattattaggattacgtgcggaggaagataaagatGTTCATAGGgctaggatctagaaagtgacggattcctactattacaacaactcaaccgattatatgtttatgttgattttgaatggtttttacctAAACAAATTTTATAGAAGTTGGCTGAAAAGCTGACGTGTTTGGCagcccgcagcagcttttggtggccagaagccgcaaaaagctgaaacaaacagggg
This portion of the Zea mays cultivar B73 chromosome 2, Zm-B73-REFERENCE-NAM-5.0, whole genome shotgun sequence genome encodes:
- the LOC100284188 gene encoding uncharacterized protein LOC100284188 gives rise to the protein MAIAARALRRLPLHLSPSISRSFCAVSPAAASAPAAASAKVADRIVRVLAIDPDGARRDVVGLSGQTLLRALANAGLIEPASHRLEDIDACSAECEVHIAQEWLDKLPPPSYEERYVLTRASRNRELNKHARLGCQVVLAPELQGMVVAIPEPKPWDIP